A portion of the Laribacter hongkongensis DSM 14985 genome contains these proteins:
- a CDS encoding MarR family winged helix-turn-helix transcriptional regulator: protein MPAALPPNALNDPISLMYFAYRAFTGKPDELLAERGLARVHHRILHFVGKNPGLSVNALLRILDVSKQAVNAPLRHLQEQGLIVATLARHDRRVKELRLTESGQVLLQQLSENQLRMMAAVTHELGEADMAAWWRVTTQFARFAVGNN from the coding sequence ATGCCCGCCGCTCTTCCTCCCAACGCACTCAACGATCCGATCTCCCTGATGTATTTCGCCTATCGCGCCTTTACCGGCAAACCTGACGAGCTGCTGGCCGAACGTGGGCTGGCCCGTGTTCACCACCGCATCCTGCATTTTGTCGGCAAGAATCCCGGCCTGAGCGTCAACGCGCTGCTGCGGATTCTGGATGTCAGTAAGCAGGCGGTAAATGCGCCGCTGCGGCACTTGCAGGAGCAAGGCCTGATTGTTGCCACGCTCGCGCGGCATGACCGCCGGGTCAAGGAGCTGCGCCTGACCGAGTCCGGCCAGGTCCTCCTGCAACAGCTGTCGGAAAACCAGCTGCGCATGATGGCAGCCGTGACTCATGAGCTGGGTGAGGCCGACATGGCGGCCTGGTGGCGGGTCACGACCCAGTTTGCCCGCTTTGCTGTCGGAAACAACTGA
- a CDS encoding SIR2 family NAD-dependent protein deacylase, with amino-acid sequence MSDVIDELAAQWRACRHLLVLTGAGLSTESGIPDVRSATTGQVRQPGCADALSLRFFQQDPAAFWSAFRTLFPFGTTGSACPDIGHRLLAQLAATDKTVTVVTQNIDGLHQRAGSPHVIEAHGSVERLVCPACLCRDHDATCQVQPVPHCHCCGEVLKPDVVLHGEPVEAMDAALAALAEADCLWVMGSSLEAGPVNQLPALARHWRMPSALVNLQPTALDSRFDLCLHWPIGEVCAKFRQILGFDSD; translated from the coding sequence TTGTCTGATGTCATTGACGAGTTGGCCGCGCAGTGGCGTGCTTGCCGGCACCTGCTGGTGCTCACCGGCGCAGGTCTCAGTACTGAATCGGGTATTCCCGATGTTCGTTCGGCCACCACAGGCCAGGTCCGGCAACCAGGCTGTGCCGATGCGCTCTCCCTCCGTTTTTTCCAGCAGGACCCTGCGGCATTCTGGTCTGCTTTCCGCACGCTTTTTCCGTTCGGCACGACCGGAAGCGCATGCCCGGATATCGGGCATCGTCTGCTGGCTCAGCTGGCTGCAACGGACAAGACCGTCACGGTGGTGACCCAGAACATTGACGGCCTGCACCAGCGGGCAGGCAGCCCGCACGTCATCGAAGCGCATGGCAGTGTGGAGCGCCTAGTGTGTCCGGCCTGCCTGTGCCGTGATCATGACGCCACTTGCCAGGTCCAGCCGGTACCGCACTGTCACTGTTGCGGGGAAGTGCTCAAACCGGATGTCGTGTTGCATGGCGAGCCGGTCGAGGCCATGGATGCTGCACTGGCAGCATTGGCCGAGGCAGACTGCCTGTGGGTGATGGGATCATCGCTGGAAGCGGGCCCGGTCAACCAGCTGCCGGCGCTGGCACGGCACTGGCGCATGCCAAGCGCACTGGTCAATTTGCAGCCTACCGCCCTCGATAGCCGGTTTGATTTGTGCCTGCATTGGCCGATTGGCGAGGTGTGTGCAAAATTCAGGCAAATATTGGGGTTTGATTCCGACTGA